The window GATTTCTCTTCGACGCTGGGTGGCCAGTCACAACGGAAGCCGCGCCAGCGGTCGGATCGTCGCCGCACCGTCGGTGCCGACGACTCGGGCGATTCGCCGCCTCTCGGCTGTCAACCGCCGAGGAAGTCCTGCCGGACCTGCTCGTCCGCCAGGAGGGCGTCGCCCGCGTCCATGTAGCGGTTCTTCCCCTGGACGAGGACGTAGCCGCGGTCACAGCGCCGGAGTGCCTCCTTGGCGTTCTGCTCGACCATCAGCACCGCCGTCCCGTCGTCGTTGATGCGGTCGATGCGGTCGAACATCTCCTCGACGAGGTCGGGCGCCAGTCCCGCGGATGGCTCGTCGAGCAACAGCAGGTCCGGGTCGAGCATCAGTGCCCGACCCATCGCGACCATCTGCTGCTGGCCGCCGGACATGGAGCCGACCTGCTGGCTGGACCGCTCCTCGAGGATGGGGAAGTAGCCGTACACCGCCTCGATCCGCTCCTCGGGCACCTCATCCAGGATGTACGCTCCCATCTCCAGGTTCTCGCGCACGGAGAGCGTCCCGAAGATGTTCTCGTTCTGGGGAACGTAGCCCAGCCCCTCGTGGATGATATCGTCGGGGCGCATGCCGGCGATATCGTTGCCATCGAACTGGATCGTCCCGCCCATGTAGTCGGTGAGCCCGAAGACGCTCTTCATCAGCGTCGACTTGCCGGCGCCGTTCGGGCCGACGATGGTGACGTACTCCCCGTCGGCGACATCGAGGTCGACGTCCTCGAGGATCTTGAGGTCGCCGTAGCCGGCGTCGAGGTCGCGCACCTCGAGGAGCCCGTCGTTCAGTTCCACCGGGTGACGGTTCTCCGTCTCCGCGCTCATACGTCCTCACCCAGGTAGGCCTCGACCACCTGCTCGTTGTTCCGGATGTCCTCGGCGGTTCCTTCGGCCAGCAGGTCACCCTGGTGCATGACGATGATGTGTTCGCAGTTCTGCATGATGAGGTCCATGTCGTGTTCGACCAGCAGGAACGTGTACCCCCGGTCGGTGAGCTCGTGGATACGCTCGAGCAGCTTCTCCTCCAGCGTCGGATTGACGCCGGCGAATGGTTCGTCGAGCAGCAGCATCTCCGGGTCGGTCATCAACGCGCGGGCCATCTCCAGTAGCTTGCGCTGCCCACCCGACAGGTTGCCGGCGTACTCCTCCGCGAGGTGGTCGATCTCGAAGAACTCGAGCATCTCCCAGACGTCCTCCCGGATGGCCGCCTCGTCCCGCTTGACCTGATCGCGTAGCCCGGGCGTGATGGCGTTGGTCAGCTTCTCGCCCTGCTGGCCCTGCGGCGCCAGCATCAGGTTCTCCAGGACGGTCATCTCCTCGAGCTCGCGAGCGATCTGGAACGTCCGCACCAGTCCCTTCTGGGCGATCTCGTGGGGACGCTGCCCGGTGATCTCCTCGCCCTTGAACAGGATGGTGCCGCCGTCGGGTTCGTGGACACCGGTGATGCAGTTGAACGTCGTGGACTTGCCGGCGCCGTTGGGCCCGATGAGCCCGGTCAACGACCCCTCCTCCACCTCGAAGCTCGCGCCGTCGACGGCGGTGATGCCACCGAAGGTCTTCCGGAGGTTCTGCACCCGAAGCGGCAGCCCCCGCGGGACGGTCTTGGCCGACTCCTCGATCGACGAATCGGCGGTCTCGGGGTCGACATCATCGAGGTCGACATCGTCGGGGACGTTCGTGTCGACCGGGGCCGCCCCGCCGCCGCTCCCGCCCTGTTCACTCATCCGACTCACCCCCGGTGGCGGCCGCCTGGCCGCCGGGCTTGCCCGGTCCGTCGGTCGACCCTGGCCGCTCCGAGAGGTCGACACTGGAGGCGGTCTCCTTGCGGTGGCCGAGCAGTCCTTCCGACCGGTTCTGCATCAGGTAGACGAGGACGACGCCGAGGAAGACGAACTTCAGGTTCGGCGTCTGGACGACGAGGTAGCCGAGCCACGTCAGCGGGTCGAGGGAGGTGAGTGCGACCCAGAAATTGGCCGGCTCCGGTAGCCCACCGCCGGTGGTGTACTGGGCACCGGCGTTGATGAGGCCGGCGAGCCGGCGCGGTCCCTGTAGCAGCAGCGCGGCGAACACCGCGCCGCCGACGACGCTCCCGGTATTCGACCCGGACCCACCGACGATGAGGGCGGTGAACACGTAGAACGTGATGAGCGGCCGGAACGTGTTCGGGTTGACGTAGCCGAACGTGCCGTACCAGAGGATGCCGGCCAGCCCCATCATCGCGCTGCCGAGCATGAACACCTTGATCTTGAACAGCCGGGTGTCCTTCCCGAGCGACTGGGCGACGAGTTCGTCCTCTCGGATGGCCTTCAGCACGCGGCCGAACGGGGAGTAGCCGACGCGCTGGACGAGGAGGTAGTAGGCCGGCAGCACCAGCAGTACGATGAACGCGGTGTAGGTCGTGGCCTCGACGACCTGGGGGATGATGCCGACCGCGTCGCCGACGGAGACGAGCACGTCACCGACCGGCTGGAGGGGTCCGTCGAACAGGAACTCGAGCGGGTTCCCGATCGGCGTGCTGATGCCGCGACCGCCGCCGGTGCCGAACTCCAGGCCGAACAGGTTCACGACGTTGTACTGGCTCGAAGTCGGGTCGGTGACGGTCCCGGAGAAGGTGTCCGCCAGCAGGGTGAGCCGGATGATCTCCGAGAAACCGACGGTGACGATGGCGAAGTAGTCCGCGTCGAGCTGGAGTGCCGGGAGCGCGGCGATGCCGCCGACGATGGCCGCCGCGAGGACGCCGCCGAGGACGGCGACCGGCACCGGCAGCCCCAGCCCCGGTGGGAGCCCATCCGGCGACCCGGCCAGGATGGACATGGTGTAGACGCCGATCGCCATGAACCCGGCGACGCCGATGTTGAACAGGCCGGTGTACCCCCAGTGGAGGTTCAGGGCGAGCGCGAGGATGGCGTACACGCCCGACAGGAAGAGGATGGACTGGAACGTCTGGAACGCGGCGTTGACGATTGTAGCATCGGCGAGGAACGCCTGCAGCCCGCCGATGAGGAAGTAGAGCGCGCCGATGCACAGCAGCAGCACGGCGATGAGGACGGTGTCGTCCTCGGTGAGGGCGTCGGGGAGGGCCGACCGGGCGCGGCCGCGGATGCTCATGCGGTTGTCACCCCTCCGAAGAGTCCCGCCGGACGGTAGAGCAGGACGAGAATCATGACACCGAACGCCGCGACCCGCGGGAACCCGGAGGGGAGCCACACGAGCGCGATTCGGGAGGCGACACCGATGATGATTCCGCCGCCGATGGCGCCGTAGACGGAGCCGATACCGCCGAGGATGACGCCCGAGAAGATGAACAGCAGGAGCCGCCAGCCGAAGTTGAAGGAGAGGACACCGCGTTCGAGGATGATGAGGAAGCCGGCGACACCGGCGAGCCCGCCGCCGATGACCCACGTGGCGCGCACGACCCGCTCGGTCGGGATACCGGTGACCTGTGCGAGCGCCTTGTTGTCCGACATCGCCCGCATTGCCTTCCCGAGTTTCGTGTACTGCAGCAGGAGATGGACCCCGAGCATCAGACCGACCGCCACGACGATCATAATGCCCTCGTGGAGGTTCAGCGTGTAGATACCGAAGAGGTCCATGGAGGGCAGCGATTCCGGATTCGTGGATGTGACCCCGCGGGTACTGGGCGACCAGACGAACACGATGAGGTACCGGAGCGCCAGCGCGACGCCGATCGAGGCGATGAGCAGCGAGATGCTGCCCTTGTCACGCATCGGTCGGTACACGGCCCGGTCGAGCCCAAGCACCAGCACGACGCTCACCACCGCCGCGACGATGAAGCCGACCAGAACCGCGAACGGTGAGGTCCAGGCCGACACCAGGGACGGGGCGTTCAGCAGGATGACCTCTCCGAACGTCACGTCGAGCCCGTCGAGGGTGAACAGCGCCACGACGTACGCGGCGGCCCAGCCGGAGAACGCCCCGGCGGTGAGGTAGTCACCGTGGGCGAAGTTCGCGAACCCGAGGATACTGTACGTCATCGATAGCCCGACACCTGCGAGCGCGATGATGAGCCCGAGGATGAGCCCGTCCATCAGGAACCCGACCACGTTCGCGACCGGAATCTCCCCACCGATGAGGTGGATACCACCGGGAGCGATTCTGACGCCGCCGAGCTTCGCCAGCAGGTCGACAAGCAGGTAGAGGCAGGCGACGGCGAGGAGTAGTACCGTCGGACGGCGCAGATAACTCCGGAGACCGTCGTCGGCCTGTGACTCAGCTACACCCATGTCTACAATTCACGGTGTTGATGACGGGGCGTCAGTAAAAGAAGTATCGCTCGACCATGGTAAGGCGCTGGAATATGGGTTCAGGCCCCGCCCAACGGGGGAACGCAATACCTTTGCCCCGTCCCCGGCGACGAGCGAACATGCTACGGACGCTGGCGGACCTCGACGCCACTGGGACCACCCTCGGGGTTCGGGTCGACATCAACAGCCCCCTCGAGGGGGGTGACCTGGCGGACGACTCGCGGGTCCGTGCCCATCTGGATACGCTCTCCGAGCTGCTGGACCGCGACGCCCGGGTCGCGGTGCTGGCCCACCAGGGACGCCCCGGCGGCGACGAGTTCGCCGACCTGTCCTCGCACGCCGCCCGCCTGGACGAACTGCTGGACGCGCCGGTCGACTACTGTGACGCCACGTTCACCGCCGCCGCCCGCGACCGCGTCGACGCCCTGGACGACGGGGAGTGTGTCGTCCTCGAGAACACGCGCTTCTACTCCGAGGAGTACATGGAGTTCGACCCCGAGGTCGCCGCGGACACGTTCCTCGTCCGCAAGCTGGCGCCCGCGCTCGACGCGTACGTCAACGACGCGTTCGCCGCGGCGCACCGCTCACAGCCCTCGCTCGTCGGCTTCCCCGTCCACGTTCCCGGCTACGCCGGCCGCGTCATGGAGCAGGAACTGGACGTACTGGGCAGTATCGAGTCCACCCCGGAGCCACGCATCTACGCGCTCGGTGGGGCGAAGATCGTCGACTCGCTCGACGTGGCCCGCTCGGTCCTCGAACGCGGCCTCGCGGACCACGTACTCGTCTCCGGCATCGTCGGGAACGCCTTCCTGCTGGCCGACGGCGTCCAGCTCGGGGCCGCCAGCGCGCACGTCGTCAACGAGCGCTCGGCCGAGGCCGTCAAGCGCGCCGGCGACCTGCTGGACGACTTCGGCAGCCGCATCCACCTCCCCCGGGACGTGGCCGTCGAGCGCGGTGGCGAGCGGGTCGAACTCGACCTCGACGAGCTACCCTCGGAGAACGCCGCCATGGACATCGGGGCGAAGACGGTCGCCGCCTACGCCGAACTCCTCGAGGACGCCGGGACGGCCATCCTCAACGGCCCCGCGGGCGTCTTCGAGGAGGAGCTGTTCGCGACCGGGACGAAGGAGCTGTTCGGGGCGGCCACGCGCTCGGAGTTCAGTATCGTCGGCGGCGGCGACACGGCCGCGGCGCTACGCCAGCTGGGCGTCGAGGGGTTCGACCACATCTCCACGGGCGGTGGCGCGGCGCTCCGGATGCTGACCGGGGAGTCGCTCCCGGCCGTCGAGGTGCTCCGTGAGGACTGGCAGACGGAGTCGCCCCCGGACGCGGCGTGACCGACCGGGACGCCGCGCCGCCGGATGTCGTCGTCGAGCGTGGCGAGACGGACGATGCCGAGGCGGTCGCGGACTGCTGGGTCGCACTGGCCCGGGACCAGAAGGAGTACGGCTCCCGACTGTACGCGGACCGCAACCGCAGTGCGGCCCGCGAGGCCGCTCTCCGCCACGCCGTCACAGGTGGGCTGTTCGTCGCGCGCCGCGTCGAGCACGAGCGCTCGGCCGACGCCGATGATGGTGAGGGCGACGTTCTCGGCTTCGTCACGGCGAGTCCCACCTCGGGTGAGTTCGTCGAAGCGGACGAACGCGGCGCGGTTCGGAACCTCTACGTCCGTCCGTCCGAGCGCGGGCGCGGTATCGGGACGGCGCTGCTGGCGGCCGCCGAGGCGCATCTGGAATCCCTGGGTGTAGCCGTGGTGTCGCTGGAGGTGCTGGCCGGGAACGAGGCCGCGCGTCGATTCTACCGGCGGCACGGCTACGCCGACCACCGGACGGAACTACGGAAGCCCGTCGGGGACCGATAAGGTTTCCAGTCACCCGAGCGAACCATCACGCGCGCCACGGGAGCTTGGGTGGTCCAAGCACTCGACTTGTAATCGAGAGTTCGTGGGTTCAAATCCCACCCGTGGCTCCTTCCGTTCTCTCCGGCCGGAAGACGCGGTCTACGCCGCGGTGCCGCCCCGGCGACTGCGAGCCTGCCGTCGTGGCCTTCAGAACGACTCACTGGCCTGCAGCCGACCGGGCGGCGTTCAGTTCGAGGTGATACCTGTGGAATCGGTCGCAGAGGGGGGGGAGGGGGCCACGCGCAACTGGACCAGACGGACGGTCAGCGAGCCGTTCGCGCCTCGTCGACGTACTCCCGCCCGGTCGGCGAGATACGGTAGTAGCCGTCCGTTCCGTCGACCCGGTCGACGAGCCCGGCCTCCATCAGGAGCTTCAGCCGGCGCTTCAGCGTCCGCTCGGAGAACGTTATCTCTCTGTCAGATTTCATATTGTAGTACAGTACCTTCGGCGGAAGCGCCAGGCTCACGTCCGCCAGATACTCCAGGATAGCGACATCACGTCGATTCGGCTCCATCAACCCTATATCGGTCGACTCAGTGTATAATTTTGACGGTAATTTCAGATATCTGTACTAATTAACGACGGATTGGGGTAGAAAATGCAAAATGGCATTTTCTGGTGCTATTCGGGCGCCGGAACGGCCGAATCCTGCGAAGGACTACCACGGAGCTCGGGGTCCGGCCGCATCCGGCGGCAGTTAGGTCCGGAATCGGTCGTCAGTCCGCGTCAGCGTGCATCTTCTGACGGTGCTCCATCGCCTCGGTCAACTC of the Haloglomus salinum genome contains:
- a CDS encoding ABC transporter ATP-binding protein → MSAETENRHPVELNDGLLEVRDLDAGYGDLKILEDVDLDVADGEYVTIVGPNGAGKSTLMKSVFGLTDYMGGTIQFDGNDIAGMRPDDIIHEGLGYVPQNENIFGTLSVRENLEMGAYILDEVPEERIEAVYGYFPILEERSSQQVGSMSGGQQQMVAMGRALMLDPDLLLLDEPSAGLAPDLVEEMFDRIDRINDDGTAVLMVEQNAKEALRRCDRGYVLVQGKNRYMDAGDALLADEQVRQDFLGG
- a CDS encoding ABC transporter ATP-binding protein; the encoded protein is MSEQGGSGGGAAPVDTNVPDDVDLDDVDPETADSSIEESAKTVPRGLPLRVQNLRKTFGGITAVDGASFEVEEGSLTGLIGPNGAGKSTTFNCITGVHEPDGGTILFKGEEITGQRPHEIAQKGLVRTFQIARELEEMTVLENLMLAPQGQQGEKLTNAITPGLRDQVKRDEAAIREDVWEMLEFFEIDHLAEEYAGNLSGGQRKLLEMARALMTDPEMLLLDEPFAGVNPTLEEKLLERIHELTDRGYTFLLVEHDMDLIMQNCEHIIVMHQGDLLAEGTAEDIRNNEQVVEAYLGEDV
- a CDS encoding branched-chain amino acid ABC transporter permease gives rise to the protein MSIRGRARSALPDALTEDDTVLIAVLLLCIGALYFLIGGLQAFLADATIVNAAFQTFQSILFLSGVYAILALALNLHWGYTGLFNIGVAGFMAIGVYTMSILAGSPDGLPPGLGLPVPVAVLGGVLAAAIVGGIAALPALQLDADYFAIVTVGFSEIIRLTLLADTFSGTVTDPTSSQYNVVNLFGLEFGTGGGRGISTPIGNPLEFLFDGPLQPVGDVLVSVGDAVGIIPQVVEATTYTAFIVLLVLPAYYLLVQRVGYSPFGRVLKAIREDELVAQSLGKDTRLFKIKVFMLGSAMMGLAGILWYGTFGYVNPNTFRPLITFYVFTALIVGGSGSNTGSVVGGAVFAALLLQGPRRLAGLINAGAQYTTGGGLPEPANFWVALTSLDPLTWLGYLVVQTPNLKFVFLGVVLVYLMQNRSEGLLGHRKETASSVDLSERPGSTDGPGKPGGQAAATGGESDE
- a CDS encoding branched-chain amino acid ABC transporter permease — encoded protein: MGVAESQADDGLRSYLRRPTVLLLAVACLYLLVDLLAKLGGVRIAPGGIHLIGGEIPVANVVGFLMDGLILGLIIALAGVGLSMTYSILGFANFAHGDYLTAGAFSGWAAAYVVALFTLDGLDVTFGEVILLNAPSLVSAWTSPFAVLVGFIVAAVVSVVLVLGLDRAVYRPMRDKGSISLLIASIGVALALRYLIVFVWSPSTRGVTSTNPESLPSMDLFGIYTLNLHEGIMIVVAVGLMLGVHLLLQYTKLGKAMRAMSDNKALAQVTGIPTERVVRATWVIGGGLAGVAGFLIILERGVLSFNFGWRLLLFIFSGVILGGIGSVYGAIGGGIIIGVASRIALVWLPSGFPRVAAFGVMILVLLYRPAGLFGGVTTA
- a CDS encoding phosphoglycerate kinase — its product is MLRTLADLDATGTTLGVRVDINSPLEGGDLADDSRVRAHLDTLSELLDRDARVAVLAHQGRPGGDEFADLSSHAARLDELLDAPVDYCDATFTAAARDRVDALDDGECVVLENTRFYSEEYMEFDPEVAADTFLVRKLAPALDAYVNDAFAAAHRSQPSLVGFPVHVPGYAGRVMEQELDVLGSIESTPEPRIYALGGAKIVDSLDVARSVLERGLADHVLVSGIVGNAFLLADGVQLGAASAHVVNERSAEAVKRAGDLLDDFGSRIHLPRDVAVERGGERVELDLDELPSENAAMDIGAKTVAAYAELLEDAGTAILNGPAGVFEEELFATGTKELFGAATRSEFSIVGGGDTAAALRQLGVEGFDHISTGGGAALRMLTGESLPAVEVLREDWQTESPPDAA
- a CDS encoding GNAT family N-acetyltransferase produces the protein MTDRDAAPPDVVVERGETDDAEAVADCWVALARDQKEYGSRLYADRNRSAAREAALRHAVTGGLFVARRVEHERSADADDGEGDVLGFVTASPTSGEFVEADERGAVRNLYVRPSERGRGIGTALLAAAEAHLESLGVAVVSLEVLAGNEAARRFYRRHGYADHRTELRKPVGDR